Proteins encoded by one window of Engystomops pustulosus unplaced genomic scaffold, aEngPut4.maternal MAT_SCAFFOLD_130, whole genome shotgun sequence:
- the SPAG8 gene encoding sperm-associated antigen 8 isoform X2 codes for MELTTGEQSRVAPWQEAGASPGPVGASSALGTIMEGQGHKGTISAEPGAGRSTTHQDMGIDQEILAELMSPAEETLVAESTTKRDYEAAGFIPRIPENRNTGDYHSEQAVTFWTDNVHHITGVSDIRTRDSPFKRSSAFSTPMSDYLDQSLPRCMENYPNM; via the exons ATGGAGCTCACCACTGGGGAACAGTCCAGAGTCGCCCCCTGGCAGGAAGCA GGAGCTTCCCCCGGTCCGGTCGGCGCCTCCTCTGCTCTTGGGACCATCATGGAGGGACAAGGACACAAAGGGACGATCAGCGCGGAGCCGGGGGCTGGCAGGTCTACAACACATCAAGACATGGGTATAGA TCAGGAGATTCTCGCGGAGTTGATGTCTCCAGCGGAGGAAACGTTGGTCGCAGAATCTACAACAAAAAGAGACTACGAGGCTGCGGGTTTCATCCCACGGATCCCAGAGAACAGGAAC ACTGGGGACTATCACTCGGAGCAGGCAGTGACCTTCTGGACAGACAACGTGCACCACATCACT GGAGTCTCCGACATCCGAACACGAGACTCTCCCTTCAAAAGGAGTTCAGCTTTTTCCACTCCGATGTCTGACTACCTGGACCAGTCGCTCCCGCGCTGCATGGAGAATTATCCCAACATGTAG
- the SPAG8 gene encoding sperm-associated antigen 8 isoform X1, protein MELTTGEQSRVAPWQEAGASPGPVGASSALGTIMEGQGHKGTISAEPGAGRSTTHQDMGVREEKLRKSLYHKFSQEILAELMSPAEETLVAESTTKRDYEAAGFIPRIPENRNTGDYHSEQAVTFWTDNVHHITGVSDIRTRDSPFKRSSAFSTPMSDYLDQSLPRCMENYPNM, encoded by the exons ATGGAGCTCACCACTGGGGAACAGTCCAGAGTCGCCCCCTGGCAGGAAGCA GGAGCTTCCCCCGGTCCGGTCGGCGCCTCCTCTGCTCTTGGGACCATCATGGAGGGACAAGGACACAAAGGGACGATCAGCGCGGAGCCGGGGGCTGGCAGGTCTACAACACATCAAGACATGG GAGTCCGGGAGGAGAAGCTCCGCAAGTCTCTCTATCACAAGTTTAG TCAGGAGATTCTCGCGGAGTTGATGTCTCCAGCGGAGGAAACGTTGGTCGCAGAATCTACAACAAAAAGAGACTACGAGGCTGCGGGTTTCATCCCACGGATCCCAGAGAACAGGAAC ACTGGGGACTATCACTCGGAGCAGGCAGTGACCTTCTGGACAGACAACGTGCACCACATCACT GGAGTCTCCGACATCCGAACACGAGACTCTCCCTTCAAAAGGAGTTCAGCTTTTTCCACTCCGATGTCTGACTACCTGGACCAGTCGCTCCCGCGCTGCATGGAGAATTATCCCAACATGTAG